DNA sequence from the Candidatus Poribacteria bacterium genome:
ACCCCAACAGCGGACGCTTTTGAACTCTTCGTCCCACAGATTTGGCCGAGAGAAGGGTACACCGTTCCTGATACAATTGCTACCACGATTGACACTGAAATCGGTTCATTCCTTCAAAATCCGGCTCGCGATGCGCTTGGGCAAATGGACGATGATACCTATTTCGAGGTGCTTGACTACCACCATCAGCGTCTCGCGGATGTCGCGACGCACCTCGCAACAAACAACGATTGGGATGTCCTAATGGTCGAAAGCCATGCCCCGGACTACGCCAGCCATTTCTTCCTCAGTCAAGCAGATGAAATCAGCGGTGCAGCGCCTGAGACAATTGATCGGTGTCGTGAGGGATTACGACGGACGTATGAATCTGTGGACCGGATGATTGGGCGACTGATGGAACACGCCGATGAAGAGACCGTAGTTCTTGTCTGTTCCGACCACGGCGGCACCCCTAACCAATTCCGTGCTATAGATATCGAAGAGGTGCTCGAAGAAACCGGATTCATCGTTAAAGACGAAAACGGGGCGATAGACTGGACAAAGACACGAGCGGTCAATGTCGGATTAGTACATATCTTCATCAACTTAGCTGGACGTGAACCGGATGGAATCGTGGCACCTGAGGACTACGAAGCAACGCAACGTGAACTCATCGCAGCATTGCATACCTATAAGGACGAGAAGACCGGCCGACATCCCTTTACATTGGCTGTGACACGAGCAGATGCGGAGATGTTTAACTTACACGGGGATTTAGTCGGTGATGTTGTCTACGCGCTTCGACCAGAGTTCGATGGTGCGCACGGCAAACAGCTGCCCTCCGTGAGTTTCGGTATCGGCGGGCAGCACTCTACATTTATGCTATCGGGGGCTGGGGTTCGACAAGGGGTAGCATTGCAGCGGCAGGTTCGTGTTGTTGATGTCACACCGACGCTCTGCTATCTACTGGGGCTGCCAATGCCTGACAATGTGGAGGGGGGTGTCGTTTACGAGGCGTTAGAGGATCCAAATTGGCATTTGACTCAACTTGCGGAATAGCCATCAGCCGTCAGTAAAGAAGCGTATGGTAGCGAAAATCGCTCGGTTACGCTTGTGTCTTCCACTGACAGTTGACTGCTTCTTTGCTGATAACTATTCTTAGCCGATATTACATTTCTCGTGTAACTCTTCTAAGGTATATGTGTTGATGACTTCGTTCTTTGTCAACCACCCGCGACGTGCGACATTCAACCCAAATTGGCGGCGCGCGAATAGCCCGATGTCATGTGCATCGGTGTTGACTGCTAAAAGCACCCCTGCTTTTTTTGCCATACGTACAAATTCAGGATCGAGGTCCAATCGGCTCGGCGAGCCGTTAATTTCCAAAACTGTTTGATGCTCCGCAGCAGCTTCTATAATCTCCTCAATATTCAGCGGATACATTGGTCTACGTCCGCGCAATCTCCCTGTTGGATGACCGATGATGTTAACAAATGGATTTTCGATCGCACGGACGATGCGCTGTGTCATCTCTGCTTCGGAGAGTGTGAAATGACTGTGAACGCTTGCGACGACAATATCAAGCTGCGCTAAAACTTCATCAGGATAATCCAACTCACCGTACCGTCGAATATCTACCTCAGAACCTACGAGGAGTGTGATACCCTCAACCTCTGCATCCAATTCGCGAACCCGCGCTACCTGTTCCAGAAGCCTCTCCCGATCTAAGCCGTTTGCAACGGTAGAGGAAACAGAATGGTCGGTGATAGCAAAGTACTCAAGCCCCTCCGCTTTCGCCGCAGCCACCATATCTTGGAGTGTATTTCGTCCGTCACTCCAATCGGTGTGTGCATGTAAGTCGCCTCGTAAATCCGTGAACTCAACGAGTTTTGGCAAAGCACCCGCTTTCGCCGCAGCCACTGAGGCACCGTCCTGTCGAAGTTCCGCGGGAATATAGGCGAGCCCGAGTTTTTCGTATATTCTCTCTTCCGTCATATCACGCGCTTCATGCCAAAAACCGGTCAGCTCCAGAAAACCGTTATCAGAAAGCGCGTCAATGTGAGCGTCTGTCGCTGTTGTCAAGAAGAGCGTCGCTTCATAGGTAGCAGCAGTACACAGATAGACGGATACCGGAAAATCTCTGTCAATATAAAATTGAATCACAGGTAGCGTGTCACGAACGTCCCCCGTCAGTTCGCGCTGGCTTTCTTCAAAATGGCTGTCGGTTAAGAGGTTTTCTGGTGAAGGGGCATCCTCTTGCTGATTGCTGTCGACTGACGGCTGATCGCTATTTTTGCTGTCATATCGGTACTGAATTTGGCTGTCCGTTTTGAAAACAATCGGGTTCTCCGGCGTTAGAATAGCGTTTAGTGGCTCAAGAAGTGCTTGTAGCGGCGCAGACACGATGCCACTTTCAAATTGAAACGTGCCTTCATCTTCATATTCAACAATCAACGCTATACTTTGACATACCTCTTCGTGCCGCCGTAAATCACCTGTCCATTGGTAACGTTTTATCCAACCATCATTTATCAATAGCGTCAGATGATCGGAAATGTTTTGGACAGTGGGTAAAATTTGCAATAGCGGACGTTTGTTCCGTTGTTCTGTCTGAAACGCCAGACTCTCAGTTATCATCCGGAGCTTTTTCCGTCCGATACCCTTCACGCGCCTCATCTGTCCGTTTTCAATTAAGACTCGGAGGTCCTCGATATTCCTGATACCGAGTTCTTGATAAAATCTGCCAACGATTTTTACACCGACCCCTCGAAGATTGAGCAATTCAAGGATTTCTGTTCCCATTTCTGCGGTGAGTTCATCATAGAATTTGCAGCGTCCGGTTTCCAACATTTCAACGGTCTTGTCTTCAATGGCTTTCCCAATACCGGGTGTTGCTCGGAGTCTTTTTACTGCCTCTCTATTGTATCCCGGTGTATTTTGTTGGGAATCTTTGGAAGCCAATTCATCGGGGAATTCTTCAATGATATCGGCGGCTCGTTCATAAATCCGAGAGCGAAAAGCATTTTCACCGCGAATTTGTAGCAGGGATCCGATAGCTCGAAATATAGCACTGATCTCATGATTTGTCATATTTTTAATTTTCCTTGCGGTTCGGTCAGGTGGGTTTTATGCCTGAAGTGCCTCTCTGTATATCCGCCTGCGTGTTTTTGCTTGGGGTGTTTTGGCATGGATATTTCTGCGTATTGTTGCAGGCTATCACATGTCTGCTGCTTACGTGATCGGTTTAGGCTGCTACACCAACTTCCGCTGCGCGACAAAACCGGCAAGGAACCCAATTACCATTTCTCCGATAACAATCAGAATAGATTGATAGATCGTAAGGAAATTGACTGTCCCTAATTGGGATTCGAAGATATAAAACATTCCGTAAAAGCAGCCAAGTCCACACAATGCGCCAAGACCGCCAAGGAAAAATCCATGAATAACAAAAGGAACGAAGAGATAATGGCGGGACATGCCGAGAAGTTTCATGAGGGATATCTCTTCGGCACGAGCGATCGCTGTTTTGTTGATAACAGAACTGATAATGAACCAGATGACGACAACTGCTATTCCGATGGCGATGAGAGTCGTACGCTCTGAATCGCGTAAACGATCCTTCAACTGCCCCTGCCCTGTCAAGAGCACATCCTCAATTTCGCTGTGGGCTTTAATATCCAACACAATCTGCTCTAAAGTTTTACGCGTTATCAAGTCTTCGTCCACATAAATTTTGAGGGATGCCGGAAATGGATTTACGCCTCTGGTCTCTGCGAATGCCTCCTTAATGAGGATACCCAAATCTTGGAACTGGGTTTCACCACGGGCGAGGCTTTCTGCCTTTGAAGCGTAATTGACAGCGAGTACCCGTCCATTTTTTTCTATCTGGCTCACCAAGGTGCGTCCGGTTGACTCATCAACACTGTCTTTTAGAAACGCGATAAGGGTAGGGGCATGGCTTTTAAACTCAGACTGCTGTAGTATAAACGAATGGTTCAATAGTAAGGTAGCAAGTAAGACAGTGATGAAACCGATGCCAAAGAAACTCATCACACTTGCATTGCCAGCACGAGCTATATGGGATATGGCATTCTTAAGATGATAACGCATTTTTTGTAGTTATCGGTTGTCAGTTGTCGGTTGGAACAGCCACTTGATTAAACGTGAGTTTGGTTTATAATAAATTGTCGGAAACCAAAATGTACGATTTCAAACAATATTCGCTCCGAAAACCGCCACATCGCTGGCGAGGTTTCCTAACCTCGCCTATTATCAAACTTACGTTGATTAAACAAAGCACCTCTTAACTGAAAACCGATGACCGATGACCGATGACTATTCAATGGATGCCGCCATCCCGTAGTTCAATAATCCGCTTATTACATTTCTCAGCGAGTGTTCGGTCGCTCGTGGAGACGAAGATAGTCATCCCCTGGAAGTTAAGCGCATCAAGAAGTGCCATCACCTCAAGTGAAAGACGCAAATCTAAGCCTTCCGTTGGAGCATCCGCAAGTAGTAACAAAGGATTGTTGATAATTGCTCTCGCTATAGCAAGACGACGTCGCTCGTTGCCAGATATTTCTGATGGGAGGGCATTGTGATGGTGATAGAGTCCCATCTGGTTCAGGAGTTTATCGACATTTTCCGTAATCAGCTGCGTGGGGGTCCCTATCAACCGCTGTGGCAGTGCCAAATTTTCTCGAATTGTTTTGTTTTCTAAGAACTTGAAATCTTGGAAGACGATCCCTATCTTCTGCCGAAAGTAAGGGAGACTGACTTTGTCTAACCTCGCAAGTTGTTGTCCAACGACACTCAGATCACCGCCGACTGGGTCTAAATCCGCATATAACAGCCGCGATAGTGTGGTCTTGCCAGAACCGCTTGGACCAACGAGAAATACAAATTCGCCGCGCTCCACGCGTAGGCTCACCTTCTCAAGCACGCTAAGTTCGTTATAGCTGAAACTGACCTGGTGCAACTGTATCATTTTTTATAGTTTTCGGCTCGAACCCGCAACTCGTGCTTTGCTGTCTTGTATCGGAGTCGAGTTGAGGGTTCGGGTTTTCGGTTTCCATCAGTAAGAGTAATTATCGAAGCCATCGACTTTCGACTTTTGGCGTATTGGCTATCGGCTATTTCTGCCGACTGCCGATGGCTATTTTCTATAGTCACAATTTGCTGTGTGACAGATGAGACGCTTAGTTCCGGCTTCGCTATCTTTCGATTTTTCCGTCTTTTCAATGAGAAATGGCGCGTTGCATTTCGGACAAGGCTCTGGCACAGGTTTATCCCACGTCGAGAATTCGCATTTCGGATAGTTGCTGCAGCCATAAAAGACCTTTCCACGTCGGCTACGGCGTTCACCAAGGTAGCCCTCACACTCAGTCTCTGGGCAGTCAACTCCCATTGGAATCGGCTTTGCGTTTTTACATTTTGGGTATCCACTGCACGACAAGAATTTGGCACCCGCACGGCTTACTCTCACAACCATCGGTTTATCACACTTGTCACAGGCAATGTCGGTCGGCTCCGGTTCCGCAGTAGGTGCGTCCTCCGCAGATGTTAAACGCTTGATATTCTGACATTCCGGATAATTGGCACAGCCGAGAAAGCGTCCATATCTGCCCCACTTGATGATCATATTGCCCCCACACTTTTCACACTTCTCGTCCGATTGCTCTTCCATCGCCTTTCGGGCTTCGTACATCTTATCGGGAGCTTCCTGCAGTGCCGTTTGGAAGTCAGGGTAAAACTGACCTAATGTCTCTACCCACTTAATTTTTCCATCAGCGATCACATCAAGTTGATCTTCCATTTTTGCTGTGAATTCAACGTCGACGATGTTGGGAAATCCATGTTTCAGGAGTTCGTTAACAAGCCTTCCAACATCTGTAGGCGTAAGCCGGCCACGTTCTTTGGAGACGTATCCTCTGTCCTGAATTGTTGATAGAATAGAGGCGTAGGTACTCGGACGTCCGATTTCCTTCGCTTCCAGCATTTTCACAAGCGTAGCTTCACTGTAACGAGCGGGGGGTTGCGTAAAATGCTGTTTCGGTTCTAATTTACGTAAGTCAAGTGTGTCCCCTTCTTTAACGTCGGGCAAGTTGATCGCCTCTTCATCCGATTCGCGTTCATCGGTAACAGGATCATCTTTACCTTCCATATAGACGCGCCTGAATCCTTGAAATTTCATCACTGAACCGGTGGCGCGGAACAGATAAGTGCCTGCTTGGATGTCAATTGTTGTGCCGTCGAAAATAACTGGATTCATCTGACACGCTATAAACCGCATCCAAATTAGTTCATAAAGTCGGTACTGATCTTTACTCAAATATGGCTTCAAGTCTGCCGGCGTTCGCAACGGTAGGGTCGGGCGAATCGCTTCGTGTGCATCTTGCGCACCTCTTTTGCTCCGGTAATTCACCGCACGATTGGGTAAATATTCTTCACCGTATGTTTCTTTGATGTATGCGCGTGCTGCCTGAAGTGCTTCCTGAGCAACCCGTGTCGAATCGGTACGCATGTAGGTAATGAGCCCGACGGATCCTTCGCTGCCAATCTCCAGTCCTTCGTAGAGTTGTTGCGCAATGAGCATCGTCTTTTTGGCAACAAAGCGGAGTTTCCGAGACGCTTCCTGTTGTAAGGTACTCGTGATAAACGGTGGGACAGGTCTCTGTCTTCGTTCACGTTTTTGGACTTTTTCAACGAGATATTTCTGGGGCTGTGCATCCGCCGCGAGTTCTTTGGCACGCGTTTCGTCTATACGGAACCCGTAATTATTGATTTCGCCCTTCTTTTTCCCAATTTTGTGTAACTTCGCTGGGAAGAGATGCTGAACCTTGGTCGGTGTCAATGTAGCTGTGAGTGTCCAGTATTCTTCTGATTTAAACGCCTCTATTTCTGCTTCGCGCTCGCAAATCAGGCGTACTGCAACGGATTGAACTCTCCCAGCACTGAGACCGGGTTTAACACTACGCCACAGGATAGGGCTAATTTGGTATCCAACGAGCCTATCCAAGACGCGACGCGCCTGTTGCGCATCAACGAGTGCCATATCAATATCGCCAGGTTTTTGGATTGCTTCTAAAATTGCGTTTTTGGTGACTTCGTTGTAGGTGATCCGGTAGATGGGCTTCTTTGTTTTCTTGAGTTCCTCAGAAAGGTGCCAACAAATAGCTTCGCCTTCCCGATCTGGATCCGCGGCAAGATAGATATTATCGACCTTACGCGCTTCGCTTTGGAGGGATTTCACGACCTTCCCTTTTCCCCGAATCAAGACGTATTTCGGAGCAAAGGCGTTCTCAATATCAACACCGAGTTCCTTTGGAGGGAGATCCCGGATATGCCCAACAGAGGATTCAACGACGTAATCCCTTCCTAAGATCTTTTTAATAGTCTTCGCTTTCGCCGGCGATTCAACAACGACGAGTGACTTTGGCATGGTTCATTCCTATGTGTATGTATATTTAAATTGCTAAGGGCACCGATATAGTATACTCGGTTTTCAATGCCGTATTAGCGTTCTCGTCAAAAGCGAAATGTGTAAGGTGTAAGATGCGGTACACTGGAGCGGATTTTTTCTGTACCCCGCACTGAAGTCATAATTACACATCTCTATTAACGTTCATAGTTATTAACGGTTTCATGTCCCGCTCATTCGTCCATTTGCGGTAGAAGGCACAAATTTTATTTTTGGATGGGGAAAGAAGAGAGAAGACAGGTAACATACTTTAGGCGGCGAAGGCAATCAAATCTATAAGCATCTGACGCATATCCGCCCGGTGAACGATCGAATCGATGAATCCATGTTCCAGCAACGATTCTGCTTTTTGGAAGTTTTCTGGGAGTTCCTCACGGAGGCTGGCAACGGCTAACGGACCCGCGAAACCGATCCGAGCCCCCGGTTCAGCAACGATTACATCGCCGAGAGACGTGTAACTGGCAGTCGCACCACCAAACGTTGGATCGGTCACAACGGAGATATAAAAGACTCCCGATTTGGCGTACGCTGCACAAGCGGCAGCGGTTTTTGCCATCTGCATCAAGGCAAGCGTGCCTTCTTGCATCCGCATCCCACCACTCACCGAAACAATTACTAACGGCAACTGGTTTTCAAGGGCACGTTCAATACATCGGGTAACCTTTTCACCGATAACAGAACCACATGTGCCCCCTATAAATCCGACATCGCCAATTGCAAGAGCAGTCGGATAACCACCAATATTGGCTATGCCAGAGAGCATCTCCGATCTGAGTCCCGTTTTTGCGACATCTCTTTCGAGTTTTTGCGGGTATTCTGGGAATTCCAGCGAATCAATAGAGTAAAGATTGGCATCGTATTCCTCAAAACTGTCCGCATCTATAATGAGGTTGAGTCGCTCGTGAGCACTCATATAGTGATGGTAATCGCAGTGGGGGCAGACCTTGAGATTGTTAGTGAATGCCTCTATCACGATCTGTGCATCGCAATTTCTGCATGGAATTGTTTTTGAAGTTTCAGACATTTTTTATTCACACAGCGGGGTTAAAAATCCCCTACAGAAAAAAATGGAAATAGGCGAGGTGTTTTGCTTGGATGTTATTCCCAGAATACCTCGCCCAATGAAAAAATAAGTTGCGAATTTCAGTTTAACGTCCCGCTTTCAGGCTGCCCCAGGTTGTAGAGAGTTTTCCAATCGCTTCAACAGCGAGCGCATCTACGCCCTGGTCCATGAACGTATTGATCTCATCCTCACTCAGTGCACGATTCCAGAGACGGACCTCGTCAATAATTCCAGCGAAGACGTAGTTGAGACGCTCACAATCCTGTCCAATCCGCCACGGATCATCGTTGGCTGCAAGCTTGCCGGGGACATCCCCTTCAGCTTCTTCCTTGCCATCAATGTAGATTATGCCCTTCTTGGTATCGTTGGTGAAAGCAATATGGATAAATTTCTCGGTGTCAGGCAGACCGGTCGAAATATCGTTGCGACCTGCTTCGGTTTCAAAACGGAGTTTGAAGGTGCCACCTTCACTAAACAATCCGTATTGAACCCGACCGCCGCAACCGCCATGAACCGATTTACCGACAATCTGGCGCGTACCGTTCCAATGCTCGGCGTTAACCCACGCCATAAACGTCATTTCATCCACATTTAACTTCGGAGTGCTTTCAACAGTGACAAATACGTCGCTGCCTTCACCGCCAAATTCCAACGCCTTTCCGAATTTGCCATCAACCCACGTGGGGTTGTCAATTACACCGTGATGTTCGTTTCCGCTAAGATCTTCCGCTTCGTCCCCTTTGCCTTCGTCATAAGCGTGGTAAACCACCAATCCATCCAAAAATTCTGCTGGACCGATGGACATAGCGAAGGGGGCTACCATCAAGAGTAGTGTGATGGATAAACAAATAGATAGTTTCATTGTTAGATTTTCCTCCCTATTAGGTGAAGATGAGGTGTTTTCAATGAGAATAGGGGCTACAGGTTTCCTAAAAACTTGTAGATAACGTGAGTTTGATAAAAGTGTCACGTAGGGTTTCGCTACCATTATTGACACAGAAAGTGCTTGAAAAACGCCCCGTCTCTCCGCATTCTGCGATTTTTTCGGCGTATTTACCGCTCTACCTAGGGGAAACACCCAAGCAAAAACACCTACAGATTTATTTTCAAACTGGCGTTAGATAACAAGTTGGGTTATTATAACAAACAGAGAAACACCTGTCAAGAAAAAATGTTAGGAAGAAGAAGTCGGGATTCGGAGATCCCTCCTACAGCAGGAAATAGCGGAGAGATAGACATCAGATGTTCAAGCCGAGTTGACTGCTCAGTTCCATCAAGCGTTTATTAATTCCGGTCTTATCAATCCGATTGCCCTCTATAAATTCTTGGTATGGCGGTAACAGTCCGTCTGGGATCATGATCCGGGAATTCGCCTCTCGTAACGCTAACAATCCCATGAAAAGCTGCATTTCCGGCGAGTAGTCGGGTATGAAGTCATCCAACGCCTGACGGAGTTCGGCTTCGGTGAAGGGGTCGCGCCCGTCGAGTTTTGCGATGTTACTCGCGCGTTGGACAATCAAGAACAGGTCCCGCCACGTCAATCCATCTGTTTCTGAATCTCCGACAAGTGCCCGGAAGTTAAGTTGATCGGTGGCTTGTCCTTGACAAAATATCTTTAAAATTTCCATCCTACCTTCAGCAGTTGGGGGTAGCATGATTAATTTGGTATCGAAGATACCATATCGTCGAAAGATCTGCGGCATCAAGTCGGGACGGCATGAGGTGCCGACCCATATCACTCTCCCGTGCAAAGATGGATCGCTAATAGCGTTTATGAGGTTCTGCGGAAATGTCTGCTGTTCTTCGGGATTCATTGGGGTATACGGTGGCACTTGTTCAATCTCATCCATAAAGACAACCGTCGGTGAAATACCGCGGATGAAATTGATAGCGGCATTAAGATTCCGTTCGTAGGTGTTTCCATTCTCATTGATATTTATTGTTATCTCGCCGACCTGATTAGCATAGCGGAGTTGGACGAGGGTCATGTTCGTCTCACCAGCGAGTACCTTTGCAGCGTAAGCCTTGCTGGTCCCTGGCGGCCCGAGTAAAAGAATGCCTCGTGGCACGCGTCGCAAGTCCCGATGTCTCATACCATTCGCTATATCCCAAATTGCCCTCATGACGTACCAACCCTCGTCAGAAGGACCCCTTTCAGTTTCCACCAGTTCAAGGACTCCGTGGCTGAAAGTCTTAATGCTCTCACGTCGGTATCTCACAAGCGGTTCACCGCCCATCTTCTGTCGTGCAGACTCTGCCTGTTTCACAACATCGTGAATGCCGAAGAGGTTCAGTCCTACTGTCTCGCGGGCGAGGGACTCTCTGTCATGCTCGTTTCCAAGGCTTGCCCGCATTTGAGACGGCGGATCTGAGATGGTATGGAGATATTCAATGAAATGGAGACGTTGATCGTAGTCTGGAAATGGAACTTCTATCAGCGGAATCTCCGGATTTACAGTGAGATTTGAATGGATATCAAATGTGTTATGAGTGAGGAGCAGAATGATATGTTTGCGTCTGCGAATTTCTAAATCGGATGCCCAATTCTGCATCTGGTTGAAAAAGCGTTGTAAAACATCGTTAGAGGCACTGCTCAACGAAGGATCGTTTGGTGCAAGTTGCTCCAGAAAATTAATAACCAAGCCAATCCGCGCTCTGTCTTGCCGTAAAAGATGGTTCAATCTCTCTTGCAATTCCTCTGAGGGGGCGGGGTCTGTCTGCATGACCGGATCTTCATGAGGTTTATCGAATGCCAAAGTGGCATTAATTCTTCGGCGTGCGACCAGCGGATCTACCTCTTGCGCATCGAGATTTGCGTCTTCAACTTCCCGAAAACGCCGAAGCGTCTGAAGCCATGTTGCTATGCTCTGGAAATGAAAAGCACCGGTTTTCTCATATTTCGGGACAACCCCCAGCATTTTTTGGGTCGCTCGCCACCGCCCAATATTAGGTAAATGAATGCCTTGTGATGTGTTATATCCCATGACGAGTTCACAACCTAAAACGTTGAGCTGCTCCATGAGATATTCATGGGTAGGCAAGTAGCCGTAGACCTCATCATATAGCAGGTCCTGGACGTTAAAGTGGAGGAGAAATTGGTGTGCAGACCCAGCATCGCAGTGTCTTTTTATCTGTTCCCAAAACATTTTTTAATTTTACCTTGCGGAGAAATGATATGATTTTGAGCCTTTGATGCCCATTTCTTAAATCCGCCTGTGTCGTTGTTGCAGGCTACCTTTGAGTTTTCAGGATTTTTGATTTTACCTTGCAGGGAAATTGAGTGGGTTTCAAATTTGATAGTTTTTTCTTAAATCTAAAAAAATACCGGATATGGGCTGGGGATAGACCATATCCATTCCTTGTATTACATTGCAAAAACCCCTCCACTTCGTTACGGGCTAAGGAGTTTTATCATCAAAAGAGGAAGGCGCGCGTGGGAGGCGCGCCTACGATGTTTTTAGTGAGCAGTTTTGATGCCGCCCCAAGTGGTGGCTAATTTCGCGCGAGGATCAACAGACACATCTAAGTCTTGTGCACTAAGGATTTCGTCAGCACTCAAAGCACGGTTCCAGAGAGAGACCTCGTCTATGATGCCCGCGAAAACATAATTGAGACGTTCACAATCTTGTCCGATCCGCCACGGATCGTCGTTAGCATTCAGTTCACCCGGCACTTCACCATCCACAACGGCTTCAGCGTTGATGTAGATTGTTGCTGTTTCGCCATCGTTGGTAAAAGCAACGTGAACCCACTCGCCTGTCGGTGGAAGATCGGTTGTGATGTCGGCTCTACCGCTTCCGGTTTCAAAACGAAGTTTGAAAACCCCACCTTCGCTGAATAGACCGTATTGCGTTCTACCCGCACACCCACCGTGAACGGATTTACCAACAATCTGACGCGTGCCATTCCAGTGGTCGGCGTTAATCCATGCTGCAAACGAACACTCGTTCACGTTCAAGACATCCGTGCTTTCAACAGTAACGAACACGTCGCTGCCGTCGCCACCAAACTGAAGAGCCTTTCCACTGTATCCGTCTACCCAATCTGGGTTAGAAATTTCACCATCGTGTCCGTTACCGCTCGTGTCTCCAGCGAGTGTGCCTTCTCCTTCATCGTAAGAGTGATGTAGGACAAGCCCATCTGTGAGAGCTGCCGAGACGAATGGTGTGAATAGCATTGTCAGTGCTACCGAGAGAGACACAATCCCATAGAATGAGAATCTGCCAGTCAATATTGCGTTCTTCATATTTTGCCTCCTATCAAAAAATATAAGACATTATAACAGGTTTTCGTGATTCTGTCAAAGGAAAAAAATTGTGTGTCCGTTTTTGTCTTGACGACCGAACGAAATCCTGCTAAAGTGAAGCGTAGGCAGTTATGGCGGTGGCTCTAATTATAATTCAGATTCCTTTGGCGAACCTTCTTAAACATAAGCCAAATCGCATAGCCCGTAATGAAATGGAGGGCGGATACTGACGAAGGAACGTCAAGTACCCATCTCACGTTGTTTAACCGCAAGGTAAATTAAGAATATGAGAAAAACACGGGGCGATTTAACCCGAGGGAGTCTCCTAAGACACCTGCTACGGCTGTCAGGACCGATCATACTCAGCTACATGCTGCAAGAGGCATTCAACATCGTCGACATGATCTTCGTTGGAAGGCTCGGTGCTGGCGCGATAGCGGCTGTCGGGGTGAGCGGAAACTTAATCCGATTAATC
Encoded proteins:
- a CDS encoding LamG domain-containing protein, which translates into the protein MKLSICLSITLLLMVAPFAMSIGPAEFLDGLVVYHAYDEGKGDEAEDLSGNEHHGVIDNPTWVDGKFGKALEFGGEGSDVFVTVESTPKLNVDEMTFMAWVNAEHWNGTRQIVGKSVHGGCGGRVQYGLFSEGGTFKLRFETEAGRNDISTGLPDTEKFIHIAFTNDTKKGIIYIDGKEEAEGDVPGKLAANDDPWRIGQDCERLNYVFAGIIDEVRLWNRALSEDEINTFMDQGVDALAVEAIGKLSTTWGSLKAGR
- a CDS encoding AAA family ATPase, producing the protein MFWEQIKRHCDAGSAHQFLLHFNVQDLLYDEVYGYLPTHEYLMEQLNVLGCELVMGYNTSQGIHLPNIGRWRATQKMLGVVPKYEKTGAFHFQSIATWLQTLRRFREVEDANLDAQEVDPLVARRRINATLAFDKPHEDPVMQTDPAPSEELQERLNHLLRQDRARIGLVINFLEQLAPNDPSLSSASNDVLQRFFNQMQNWASDLEIRRRKHIILLLTHNTFDIHSNLTVNPEIPLIEVPFPDYDQRLHFIEYLHTISDPPSQMRASLGNEHDRESLARETVGLNLFGIHDVVKQAESARQKMGGEPLVRYRRESIKTFSHGVLELVETERGPSDEGWYVMRAIWDIANGMRHRDLRRVPRGILLLGPPGTSKAYAAKVLAGETNMTLVQLRYANQVGEITININENGNTYERNLNAAINFIRGISPTVVFMDEIEQVPPYTPMNPEEQQTFPQNLINAISDPSLHGRVIWVGTSCRPDLMPQIFRRYGIFDTKLIMLPPTAEGRMEILKIFCQGQATDQLNFRALVGDSETDGLTWRDLFLIVQRASNIAKLDGRDPFTEAELRQALDDFIPDYSPEMQLFMGLLALREANSRIMIPDGLLPPYQEFIEGNRIDKTGINKRLMELSSQLGLNI
- a CDS encoding LamG domain-containing protein — translated: MKNAILTGRFSFYGIVSLSVALTMLFTPFVSAALTDGLVLHHSYDEGEGTLAGDTSGNGHDGEISNPDWVDGYSGKALQFGGDGSDVFVTVESTDVLNVNECSFAAWINADHWNGTRQIVGKSVHGGCAGRTQYGLFSEGGVFKLRFETGSGRADITTDLPPTGEWVHVAFTNDGETATIYINAEAVVDGEVPGELNANDDPWRIGQDCERLNYVFAGIIDEVSLWNRALSADEILSAQDLDVSVDPRAKLATTWGGIKTAH
- a CDS encoding acetyl-CoA carboxylase carboxyl transferase subunit beta, whose protein sequence is MSETSKTIPCRNCDAQIVIEAFTNNLKVCPHCDYHHYMSAHERLNLIIDADSFEEYDANLYSIDSLEFPEYPQKLERDVAKTGLRSEMLSGIANIGGYPTALAIGDVGFIGGTCGSVIGEKVTRCIERALENQLPLVIVSVSGGMRMQEGTLALMQMAKTAAACAAYAKSGVFYISVVTDPTFGGATASYTSLGDVIVAEPGARIGFAGPLAVASLREELPENFQKAESLLEHGFIDSIVHRADMRQMLIDLIAFAA